One Paraburkholderia phytofirmans OLGA172 genomic window carries:
- a CDS encoding YaeQ family protein → MALKSTIYKAELQIANMDRHYYADHSLTIARHPSETDDRMMVRVAAFALFAQERLEFCKGLSDVDEPDLWQKDLTGAIETWIEVGQPDERRIAKASGRSNEVIVIAYGGRTSDIWWQGVRSKVERMRNVTVWTLGEDVAAALGSLAERTMRLQCTVQDGEAWLGSAEADAVKIEWTVLKAPADA, encoded by the coding sequence ATGGCTCTCAAATCGACGATTTACAAGGCAGAACTCCAGATCGCCAACATGGACCGGCACTACTACGCCGACCATTCGCTGACGATCGCCCGCCATCCCTCGGAAACCGACGACCGGATGATGGTCCGCGTCGCCGCGTTCGCGCTGTTCGCACAGGAGCGCCTCGAATTCTGTAAGGGTTTGTCGGACGTCGACGAACCGGACCTCTGGCAGAAGGACCTCACCGGCGCGATCGAAACCTGGATCGAGGTCGGCCAGCCGGACGAACGGCGCATTGCCAAGGCAAGCGGACGCTCGAACGAAGTGATCGTGATCGCCTATGGCGGCCGCACGTCGGATATCTGGTGGCAAGGGGTGCGCAGCAAGGTCGAACGCATGCGCAATGTGACGGTCTGGACGCTGGGCGAAGACGTCGCCGCCGCGCTTGGGTCGCTCGCCGAACGGACCATGCGTCTGCAATGCACCGTGCAGGACGGCGAAGCATGGCTCGGCAGCGCCGAGGCCGATGCGGTGAAGATCGAGTGGACGGTGTTGAAGGCGCCCGCCGACGCTTGA
- the sap1 gene encoding surface attachment protein Sap1, with translation MKMRIALLFAIAGLAAASVQAQDSMVKPQQTIQFKANAYGCLSKDKLDAADLHALAGEQQKMQEFFSGYQCVSTPENSSFRVVRVVGHDVEFVNAANSDTQGLWANDRFIKQ, from the coding sequence ATGAAAATGCGAATCGCCCTTCTTTTCGCCATTGCGGGTTTGGCTGCCGCTTCTGTTCAGGCGCAAGACTCCATGGTCAAGCCGCAGCAAACCATCCAGTTCAAGGCCAATGCGTACGGCTGCCTGTCGAAGGATAAACTCGACGCCGCCGATCTGCATGCGCTAGCCGGTGAGCAGCAAAAGATGCAGGAATTCTTCTCCGGATATCAGTGTGTCTCAACGCCGGAGAACTCGAGTTTCCGCGTTGTGCGCGTGGTCGGACACGATGTCGAATTCGTGAACGCCGCGAATAGCGATACGCAAGGCCTCTGGGCAAACGATCGATTCATCAAGCAATAA
- a CDS encoding HIT family protein — translation MNYDDSNPFAKILRGELPCIKVAESDAALAFMDLMPQADGHVLVVPKEAAIEIFDLSDESTVACMRMTQKLAIAVRAALRPDGVFIGQFNGAAAGQTVPHVHFHVIPRWEGQPLRMHAREVADAATLEALAKRIRDHWRAH, via the coding sequence ATGAACTACGACGACAGCAATCCCTTCGCGAAGATTCTGCGTGGGGAACTACCCTGCATCAAAGTGGCGGAAAGCGATGCGGCGCTGGCCTTCATGGATCTGATGCCCCAAGCCGATGGGCACGTGCTGGTCGTTCCGAAGGAAGCCGCGATCGAGATTTTCGATTTATCAGATGAATCGACGGTGGCCTGCATGCGCATGACGCAGAAGCTCGCCATCGCCGTTCGCGCGGCCTTGCGCCCCGACGGCGTCTTCATCGGACAATTCAACGGCGCCGCGGCGGGACAAACGGTACCGCATGTGCATTTTCATGTGATCCCACGCTGGGAAGGACAGCCGCTGCGCATGCATGCGCGCGAGGTCGCCGATGCGGCCACGCTCGAAGCGCTGGCCAAGCGCATTCGAGACCATTGGCGCGCCCATTGA
- a CDS encoding diguanylate cyclase: MDTSKPHQNATAPDLAEHDANAQAYAEDAPNSAIDDALARILGNPPAAECPIMVLLVDDQAIIAEAILQALAGEGSVDFHYCASPEEAVRCAEETRATVILQDLVMPGTDGLTLVRQYRQNPATRDIPIIVLSTKEEPLVKSAAFAAGANDYLVKLPDRIELIARIRYHSRSYLNLLQRDEAYQALRQSQQQLLATNLELQRLTHSDGLTGLSNRRYLDQYLAAEWRRGTRDKTGLGFLMIDVDNFKAYNDTYGHVAGDEVLKRVAHTIESCLGRSPDLAARFGGEEFAVVLPGASAGGLRLLAEKMRLAIEALAIPHAGSTSGVVTISIGAATIVPSAAEPVTTVIEAADVGLYRAKRDGKNQVAMSG, encoded by the coding sequence ATGGACACTTCCAAACCGCATCAGAACGCCACCGCGCCGGACCTCGCAGAACACGACGCGAACGCGCAGGCGTACGCGGAGGACGCGCCCAACAGCGCCATCGACGACGCATTGGCGCGCATCCTCGGCAATCCGCCCGCAGCCGAGTGCCCGATCATGGTGTTGCTGGTCGACGATCAGGCGATCATCGCCGAGGCGATCCTCCAGGCGCTGGCCGGCGAAGGGAGCGTCGACTTTCACTACTGCGCGTCCCCTGAGGAGGCGGTGCGCTGCGCGGAGGAAACCCGCGCGACGGTAATCCTGCAAGACCTCGTGATGCCGGGCACCGACGGCCTCACCCTCGTGCGGCAATACCGGCAGAATCCGGCGACGCGCGATATTCCGATCATCGTGCTGTCGACCAAGGAAGAGCCGCTGGTGAAAAGCGCGGCCTTCGCTGCGGGCGCCAACGACTACCTCGTGAAGCTGCCGGATCGCATCGAACTGATCGCGCGGATTCGCTATCACTCGCGCTCGTATCTGAACCTGCTGCAGCGCGACGAGGCCTATCAGGCCTTGCGCCAGTCGCAACAACAGTTGCTCGCGACCAATCTGGAACTGCAGCGGCTCACCCATTCGGACGGTTTGACGGGTTTGTCGAATCGCCGTTACCTCGATCAGTACCTGGCCGCCGAATGGCGTCGCGGCACGCGCGACAAGACCGGCCTCGGCTTTCTGATGATCGATGTGGATAACTTCAAGGCTTACAACGACACCTACGGGCACGTCGCCGGCGACGAAGTGCTGAAACGCGTCGCGCACACCATCGAGTCGTGCCTGGGGCGTTCGCCGGATCTCGCGGCACGGTTTGGCGGTGAAGAGTTTGCGGTGGTGTTGCCGGGCGCGTCGGCGGGTGGCTTGCGCTTGCTCGCCGAAAAGATGCGCCTTGCAATCGAAGCGCTCGCCATCCCACATGCAGGTTCGACGAGCGGTGTCGTGACGATCAGCATCGGCGCGGCGACGATCGTGCCGTCCGCAGCCGAACCGGTGACGACGGTGATCGAAGCCGCCGATGTCGGACTGTATCGGGCGAAGCGGGATGGCAAGAATCAGGTGGCGATGAGCGGCTGA
- a CDS encoding chemotaxis response regulator protein-glutamate methylesterase — MKIGIVNDLPLAVEALRRALAARHDYEVLWVAQDGQQAVDFCTAQRPDIVLMDLVMPNVDGIEATRRIMAKAPCAILIVTVDVGANAWRVYEAMGAGALDAVDTPSLSGPDAHKSIATLIAKIDRIAALVTERSAPGAAAAAGPKSATNRDTPLVAIGASAGGPAALATLLAGLPKDFAAAIVIVQHVDAAFAAGMADWLNQQSALPVRIAGEGDRPQAGIVLLAATDDHLHLKLPNVLGYTKVPAETPYRPSVDVFFHSIVARWPARAIGVLLTGMGRDGAIGLKAMRTKGYHTIAQDEATCAVYGMPKAAAALDAAAAILPLPRIAAALAAAVDTR; from the coding sequence ATGAAAATCGGAATCGTCAATGACCTGCCGCTTGCCGTCGAAGCACTGCGCCGCGCGCTTGCCGCGCGTCACGACTACGAGGTGCTGTGGGTCGCGCAGGACGGCCAGCAAGCGGTCGATTTCTGCACTGCGCAGCGGCCCGACATCGTGCTGATGGACCTCGTGATGCCGAACGTCGACGGCATCGAAGCCACACGCCGCATCATGGCGAAGGCGCCGTGCGCGATTCTGATCGTCACCGTCGACGTGGGCGCGAACGCGTGGCGCGTCTACGAAGCGATGGGCGCGGGCGCGCTCGATGCGGTGGACACGCCCTCGCTGAGCGGTCCGGACGCGCACAAGAGCATCGCCACCCTGATCGCGAAGATCGACCGCATCGCCGCACTCGTCACGGAGCGCAGTGCGCCGGGCGCAGCGGCGGCGGCGGGACCGAAAAGCGCGACGAATCGCGACACGCCGCTGGTGGCGATCGGCGCTTCGGCGGGCGGCCCGGCAGCGCTTGCCACCCTGCTCGCCGGCTTGCCGAAGGATTTCGCGGCGGCCATCGTCATCGTCCAGCACGTCGACGCGGCTTTCGCTGCCGGCATGGCCGACTGGCTGAACCAGCAGTCGGCGCTGCCGGTGCGGATCGCCGGCGAAGGCGACCGGCCGCAAGCAGGCATCGTCCTGCTCGCCGCCACCGACGATCATCTGCACCTGAAATTGCCCAACGTGCTCGGCTACACGAAGGTGCCGGCCGAAACGCCCTACCGGCCTTCCGTCGACGTGTTTTTTCACAGTATCGTGGCACGCTGGCCGGCGCGGGCGATCGGCGTGCTGCTGACCGGCATGGGCCGCGACGGCGCGATCGGACTCAAGGCGATGCGCACCAAGGGATACCACACGATCGCGCAGGACGAGGCGACGTGCGCCGTGTACGGCATGCCGAAGGCGGCCGCGGCGCTCGACGCCGCCGCCGCGATCCTGCCTCTGCCCCGTATTGCCGCTGCGCTCGCCGCCGCCGTCGACACACGTTGA
- a CDS encoding hybrid sensor histidine kinase/response regulator, which produces MTDDPRRPSLIDLFREEARTQARVLNDGLLTLDRAPRDAAALEACMRAAHSLKGAARIVGVQVGVELAHAMEDCFVAAQEGRASLDAAWIDELLRGVDIVARIGNDEDESARDAVSACVASLQARMARVVPHGAAVPQAAAMPAASLARVAGPASASSVAAKPRTASADADHDAAFNLLAHALRAEATPASAAPASTTAGGSKSASAIQSASASASASDSATPPAPASASASSAATASTSTETSRQATDPGRMLRVRADNLDRLLSLSGESLVESRWLKPFAQSMLRVKRVQRDGSRALDQLHETLADLKLDPRAHAALEELRRLAAESQHLLAERLADLESFDRRSTHLSQQLYDAALQCRMRPFGDGTSGLARMVRDVARALGKKVRWQLVGESTQVDRDILDLLEAPLGHLLRNAIDHGIEAPAVRLAHGKSEEGTLTLDARHTAGALLITVTDDGAGIDLDALRASIVRKKLASAETAARLSEAELLEFLFLPGFSLRDQVTEVSGRGIGLDAVYDVVKRVRGTVRITNDPGVGTRVQLQLPLTLSVIRSLLVEVAGEPYAVPLAHVNRTLHVSRAEIELLEGHQHIAFDGHRIGVVTAHQILDTAPPANEGDTVSMIVIGDGEETYGVVVDRFLGERMLVVQPLDPRLGKIRNITAGALMENGDPVLIADVDDWLRSVERLVAGGDLKHTQHGTALAARRVTRRVLVVDDSLTVRELERKLLATRGYDVTIAVDGMDGWNAVRGERFDLVITDIDMPRMDGIELVTLIKRDPQLQSLPVMIVSYKDREEDRRAGLNAGADYYLAKGSFHDEALLDAVRDLIGEAYG; this is translated from the coding sequence ATGACGGACGACCCGCGCCGCCCGTCGCTGATCGATCTCTTCCGCGAAGAAGCGCGGACCCAGGCCCGCGTGCTCAACGACGGCCTGCTCACCCTCGACCGCGCACCACGCGACGCCGCCGCACTCGAAGCCTGCATGCGCGCCGCTCATTCGCTGAAGGGCGCGGCGCGTATCGTTGGTGTGCAGGTCGGTGTCGAACTCGCCCACGCGATGGAAGATTGCTTCGTCGCAGCGCAGGAAGGGCGCGCGTCGCTCGACGCCGCCTGGATCGATGAGTTGCTGCGCGGTGTCGATATCGTTGCGCGCATCGGCAATGACGAGGACGAGTCGGCGCGTGACGCGGTCAGCGCGTGCGTGGCGTCGTTGCAAGCGCGTATGGCGCGTGTCGTGCCGCATGGGGCGGCAGTGCCGCAGGCTGCTGCTATGCCTGCCGCGAGTCTTGCGCGCGTTGCCGGGCCTGCATCTGCATCCAGCGTGGCCGCCAAACCGCGCACCGCATCCGCCGACGCTGACCATGACGCCGCATTCAATCTGCTAGCCCACGCCCTGCGCGCCGAAGCGACGCCCGCCTCAGCCGCACCGGCCAGCACGACTGCGGGTGGGTCCAAGTCCGCCTCTGCAATTCAATCTGCTTCTGCAAGCGCCTCGGCGTCCGACTCTGCAACCCCACCGGCTCCTGCAAGTGCCTCTGCGTCGTCGGCCGCAACCGCATCCACCTCGACCGAAACAAGCCGCCAAGCAACAGACCCCGGCCGCATGCTGCGCGTACGCGCCGACAACCTCGACCGGCTGCTCTCCTTATCCGGCGAGTCGCTGGTCGAATCGCGCTGGCTCAAACCCTTCGCGCAGTCGATGCTGCGCGTCAAGCGCGTTCAACGTGACGGTTCGCGCGCGCTCGATCAGTTGCACGAAACGCTCGCCGACCTGAAGCTCGACCCGCGCGCGCACGCCGCGCTCGAAGAATTGCGCCGCCTCGCCGCGGAATCGCAGCATCTGCTCGCCGAGCGTCTGGCCGATCTGGAGAGCTTCGACCGCCGCTCGACGCATCTGTCGCAGCAGCTCTACGACGCCGCGCTGCAATGCCGGATGCGCCCCTTCGGCGACGGCACCAGCGGTCTCGCGCGCATGGTGCGCGACGTCGCGCGCGCGCTCGGCAAGAAGGTGCGCTGGCAACTGGTCGGCGAATCGACTCAGGTGGACCGCGACATCCTCGATCTGCTCGAAGCGCCGCTCGGCCACCTGCTGCGCAACGCGATCGACCACGGCATCGAAGCGCCTGCGGTCCGTCTCGCGCACGGCAAGTCCGAAGAAGGCACACTTACGCTCGACGCGCGCCACACCGCCGGCGCGCTGCTCATCACCGTCACCGACGACGGCGCCGGCATCGACCTCGACGCATTGCGCGCGTCGATCGTCCGCAAAAAACTGGCGAGCGCTGAAACGGCCGCGCGCCTGTCCGAGGCCGAACTGCTCGAATTCCTGTTCCTGCCCGGCTTCTCGCTGCGCGATCAGGTCACCGAGGTCTCGGGCCGCGGTATCGGACTCGACGCGGTATACGACGTCGTCAAGCGGGTACGCGGCACGGTGCGCATCACGAACGACCCCGGCGTCGGCACGCGTGTGCAGTTGCAGCTGCCGCTCACGCTCTCGGTGATCCGCAGCCTGCTCGTCGAAGTCGCGGGCGAGCCGTACGCGGTGCCGCTCGCGCATGTGAACCGCACGCTGCACGTGAGCCGCGCGGAGATCGAATTGCTCGAAGGCCATCAGCACATCGCCTTCGACGGCCACCGCATCGGCGTCGTCACCGCGCATCAGATTCTCGACACCGCGCCGCCCGCCAACGAAGGCGATACCGTCAGCATGATCGTGATCGGCGACGGCGAAGAAACCTACGGCGTGGTGGTCGATCGCTTTCTCGGCGAGCGGATGCTGGTCGTGCAGCCGCTCGACCCGCGGCTCGGCAAGATCCGGAACATCACCGCGGGCGCGCTGATGGAAAACGGCGACCCCGTGCTGATCGCGGATGTCGACGACTGGCTGCGCTCGGTCGAACGGCTCGTGGCGGGCGGCGATCTGAAACACACCCAGCACGGCACTGCCCTCGCTGCCCGGCGCGTCACGCGGCGCGTGCTGGTGGTCGACGATTCGCTCACCGTGCGCGAGCTCGAACGCAAACTGCTGGCGACGCGCGGCTACGACGTGACGATCGCCGTCGACGGCATGGACGGCTGGAACGCGGTGCGCGGCGAGCGCTTCGACCTCGTGATTACCGACATCGATATGCCGCGCATGGACGGCATCGAGCTCGTCACACTCATCAAACGCGATCCGCAACTGCAGTCGCTGCCGGTGATGATCGTCTCGTACAAGGATCGTGAAGAAGATCGCCGCGCCGGCCTGAACGCGGGGGCGGATTACTATCTGGCGAAAGGCAGTTTCCATGACGAAGCATTGCTCGATGCAGTGCGCGATCTGATCGGCGAAGCTTACGGTTAA
- a CDS encoding chemotaxis protein CheW — translation MVEDRTVTFDDCWNRIGVRGDSSCERLAEYVRCLNCPVFETAAAKLLERPITLVDLSQHDADTPALQRRHDPQGASESFLIFRIGGEWLALPTPIFKRIVQTRPIHTLPHRQHRAVLGVVNVQGDLLVCLSLAHLLGFEADTSADNDQTRHELPRLLVVSRAEEHAVLPVDQVDGVHRIALSTFRPPPATLSHAAAAHTRAVAPWRGMTVGLLDADALFDTLNRSLG, via the coding sequence GTGGTTGAGGACCGCACGGTGACCTTCGACGATTGCTGGAACCGCATCGGCGTACGCGGCGATTCGTCGTGCGAACGGCTGGCCGAATACGTGCGCTGCCTGAATTGCCCGGTGTTCGAAACGGCCGCGGCCAAATTGCTGGAGCGTCCGATTACGCTCGTGGATCTCTCGCAGCATGACGCCGACACGCCGGCGCTACAGCGACGACATGATCCGCAAGGAGCGAGTGAGTCGTTCCTCATCTTCCGTATCGGCGGCGAATGGCTCGCCCTGCCGACGCCGATCTTCAAGCGAATCGTGCAGACGCGGCCGATTCATACGTTGCCGCACCGGCAGCATCGCGCGGTGCTGGGCGTGGTGAATGTGCAGGGCGACTTGCTGGTATGCCTGTCGCTTGCGCATCTGCTGGGTTTCGAGGCCGACACCAGCGCGGACAATGATCAAACGCGTCACGAACTGCCGCGTTTGCTGGTGGTTTCGCGCGCCGAAGAGCACGCGGTGTTGCCCGTCGATCAGGTCGACGGCGTGCATCGGATCGCGCTCTCCACCTTTCGCCCGCCGCCCGCGACGCTCTCGCACGCGGCCGCTGCGCATACGCGCGCCGTGGCCCCGTGGCGCGGCATGACGGTCGGCCTGCTCGACGCCGACGCATTGTTCGATACCTTGAACCGGAGTCTCGGATGA
- a CDS encoding CheR family methyltransferase has product MNAHHDNAPLYRRFVDLLHRTIGLDAASLGHNAIERAIDQRAAAWCANGHAGATLADYWDAAQASPAIVQALVETVVVPETWFYRDADAFRALARLAHERLDERGTALPLRILSLPCSTGEEPYTIAMTLLDAGIGAAHMRIDAMDISERSLAVAQRAVYSRNSFRGNAFPFRDAHFTRTEDGWRLAPRIVDAVRFSRANLMQLDATALGVYDFVFCRNVLIYFGRDAQQAALHALNDVLAENGTLFVGPAETGLLMRHGMQSAKIPLAFAFHRAAPAEAQLGGGHTAPLASAAALAMTHSPVPALAPPQVFSAEPFAWPDPVARTSFSAGSTHSPLNGISPRTPSDGISQHTRSNDVSQHKPLNGISQRTPKPSGTVPQLHDLTKPQITSPTNTARNTLQAAHALADAGRLTEAANAINVYLEQHAPHAEAFYLLGVLADASGDTNLARSQYRKALYLDPQHGEALAHLATLLELEGDRHGARLLMERALRAQGAQRG; this is encoded by the coding sequence ATGAACGCGCATCACGACAACGCGCCGCTCTATCGACGCTTCGTCGATCTGCTGCATCGAACCATCGGGCTCGATGCAGCCTCGCTCGGTCATAACGCGATCGAGCGAGCAATCGATCAGCGCGCTGCCGCCTGGTGCGCGAACGGTCACGCCGGCGCCACGCTCGCCGACTACTGGGACGCAGCGCAGGCATCGCCCGCCATCGTGCAGGCGCTGGTGGAAACGGTGGTGGTGCCGGAGACCTGGTTTTATCGCGACGCCGATGCGTTCAGAGCGCTCGCGCGTCTCGCGCACGAACGCCTTGACGAGCGCGGCACCGCGCTGCCGTTGCGGATTCTGAGCCTGCCCTGCTCGACCGGCGAAGAACCGTACACAATCGCGATGACGCTGCTCGACGCCGGCATCGGCGCCGCGCACATGCGCATCGACGCAATGGATATCAGCGAACGCTCGCTGGCCGTCGCGCAGCGCGCCGTGTACAGCCGCAACTCGTTTCGCGGCAATGCGTTTCCGTTTCGCGACGCCCACTTCACGCGTACAGAAGACGGCTGGCGCCTCGCGCCGCGCATCGTCGACGCGGTCCGGTTTTCGCGCGCCAACCTGATGCAACTCGATGCCACGGCGCTCGGCGTCTACGACTTCGTGTTCTGCCGCAACGTGCTGATTTACTTCGGCCGCGACGCACAACAGGCAGCCTTGCATGCGCTCAACGACGTGCTGGCCGAAAACGGCACACTGTTCGTCGGACCTGCGGAAACGGGGCTGCTGATGCGTCATGGCATGCAGTCGGCGAAGATTCCCCTGGCGTTCGCGTTCCACCGCGCCGCGCCCGCTGAAGCGCAGCTTGGCGGCGGGCACACCGCGCCGCTCGCCAGCGCCGCCGCACTCGCAATGACGCATTCGCCGGTGCCCGCGCTCGCGCCGCCGCAAGTGTTCTCAGCGGAGCCTTTCGCGTGGCCCGATCCGGTGGCGCGCACGTCGTTCAGCGCTGGCTCAACGCACTCGCCGTTGAACGGAATTTCTCCGCGCACGCCGTCGGATGGTATTTCGCAGCACACGCGGTCGAATGACGTTTCGCAGCACAAGCCATTGAACGGTATTTCGCAGCGCACGCCGAAACCGTCCGGGACCGTTCCGCAGCTGCACGACCTGACGAAGCCGCAGATCACCTCGCCGACCAACACCGCACGCAACACGCTGCAAGCCGCGCATGCGCTGGCCGATGCGGGCCGACTGACGGAAGCCGCGAACGCGATCAACGTCTATCTGGAACAACACGCACCGCACGCCGAGGCGTTCTATCTGCTCGGTGTGCTAGCCGACGCCAGCGGCGATACGAACCTCGCACGCAGCCAGTATCGCAAAGCGCTCTATCTCGACCCGCAGCACGGCGAAGCGCTCGCGCATCTGGCGACGCTGCTGGAACTCGAAGGCGATCGCCACGGCGCGCGTCTGTTGATGGAGCGCGCATTGCGCGCACAGGGAGCGCAACGTGGTTGA
- a CDS encoding chemotaxis protein CheW, with amino-acid sequence MLFILFTLDSERYVIDATQVERLMPLAPQSPPKTIPGAPSWVAGVLDHEGAPLPVIDLPALALGRPAAQLMSTRVVLVRYPHAGTVRLLALLLEGATRTIRLRVDAFHDAGIDTPHARYLGPVASEAGGLVQWIRVEHLLPDAVKALLFPEAHA; translated from the coding sequence ATGCTCTTCATCCTCTTCACGCTCGATAGCGAACGCTACGTGATCGACGCGACGCAGGTGGAGCGTCTGATGCCGCTCGCGCCGCAGTCGCCGCCCAAGACGATTCCCGGCGCGCCGTCGTGGGTCGCGGGCGTGCTCGACCACGAAGGGGCGCCGTTGCCGGTGATCGATCTGCCCGCGCTCGCGCTCGGCCGCCCCGCCGCGCAGTTGATGTCGACGCGCGTCGTGCTGGTGCGCTATCCCCATGCGGGCACCGTGCGCTTGCTCGCGCTCCTGCTCGAAGGCGCAACGCGCACCATCCGCCTGCGCGTCGACGCGTTTCACGATGCCGGCATCGACACGCCGCACGCGCGCTATCTGGGCCCGGTCGCGAGCGAAGCAGGCGGTCTGGTGCAATGGATTCGCGTCGAGCATCTGCTGCCCGACGCTGTCAAAGCGCTGCTGTTTCCCGAGGCGCACGCATGA
- a CDS encoding methyl-accepting chemotaxis protein codes for MKQWTIRQRILCSFGIVLIVMLAMATVTFEQLGGIDRDAKSQQQDSMPGLYYATAMRGAWLENYTVTQRLIYVDADPDSVKRDTARLVETQQTEQTLLNDYSGTLFRQDDRDIFNDFRQQHTQYLPIQASLMAALPTSKENAVRIFNTQLTPIWETGRLSLRKLVDENKTYADQSAESIRNSVETTRIVLLVMLLIAAVAALLAGYWLLRAVTTPMAKVLQVVDIMRTGDLTQRLQLNRADEIGALEAGFNRMTDELTALVGQAQKSAVQVTTSVTEIAATSREQQATANETAATTTEIGATSREIFATSRDLLRTMNEVSEVAGQSAALAGTGHAGLARMEDTMRLVMEAAGSVNAKLAILNEKASNINQVVATITKVADQTNLLSLNAAIEAEKAGEYGRGFAVVATEIRRLADQTAVATYDIEQMVKEIQSAVAAGVMGMDKFSEEVRRGMLDVQNVGGHLTQIIQQVQALAPRFSMVNEGMQTQATGAEQITQALTQLSEAAQQTAESLRQSTQAIDDLTHVANNLRTGVSRFKVVA; via the coding sequence GTGAAACAATGGACCATCCGGCAACGGATTCTGTGCAGCTTCGGGATCGTGCTGATCGTGATGCTGGCAATGGCAACCGTCACTTTCGAGCAACTCGGCGGCATTGACCGCGACGCGAAGAGCCAGCAGCAGGACTCGATGCCCGGCCTCTACTACGCGACCGCCATGCGCGGGGCCTGGCTCGAGAACTACACCGTCACGCAACGTCTCATCTATGTCGACGCGGACCCCGATTCCGTCAAGCGCGACACCGCGCGCCTCGTAGAGACACAGCAAACGGAGCAAACGCTGCTCAACGATTACAGCGGGACCCTCTTCCGTCAGGACGACCGTGACATCTTCAACGACTTCCGGCAGCAACACACGCAATACCTGCCGATCCAGGCGTCGCTGATGGCCGCCCTGCCGACCTCGAAAGAGAACGCCGTGCGCATCTTCAACACGCAGCTCACGCCGATCTGGGAAACCGGCCGGCTCTCCCTGCGCAAGCTGGTGGACGAAAACAAGACCTACGCTGACCAGTCCGCCGAAAGCATCCGCAACTCGGTGGAGACGACCCGTATCGTGCTGCTCGTGATGCTGCTGATCGCCGCCGTCGCCGCCTTGCTGGCCGGTTACTGGCTGCTGCGCGCGGTCACCACGCCGATGGCGAAGGTGCTGCAAGTCGTCGACATCATGCGCACGGGCGATCTCACGCAACGTCTGCAACTGAACCGCGCGGACGAAATCGGCGCGCTCGAAGCGGGTTTTAACCGCATGACCGACGAACTCACCGCGCTGGTCGGCCAGGCGCAGAAGTCGGCGGTCCAGGTCACCACGTCGGTGACGGAAATCGCCGCGACCTCGCGCGAGCAGCAAGCCACCGCGAACGAAACCGCGGCGACCACCACCGAGATCGGCGCCACGTCGCGCGAAATCTTCGCGACCTCGCGCGATCTGCTGCGCACGATGAACGAGGTCTCCGAAGTGGCCGGCCAATCGGCGGCGCTCGCCGGCACCGGCCACGCCGGTCTCGCCCGCATGGAAGACACCATGCGCCTCGTGATGGAAGCGGCCGGCTCGGTCAATGCGAAGCTCGCGATCCTCAACGAGAAAGCCAGCAACATTAACCAGGTCGTTGCCACCATCACCAAGGTCGCGGATCAAACCAACCTGCTCTCGCTGAACGCGGCGATCGAAGCAGAAAAGGCAGGCGAATACGGCCGCGGCTTCGCGGTCGTGGCAACCGAAATTCGCCGCCTCGCCGATCAAACCGCCGTGGCGACCTACGACATCGAACAGATGGTCAAGGAGATCCAGTCGGCGGTAGCCGCGGGCGTGATGGGCATGGACAAGTTCTCCGAAGAAGTGCGGCGCGGCATGCTCGACGTGCAGAACGTGGGCGGCCATCTCACACAGATCATCCAGCAGGTGCAGGCGCTCGCGCCGCGCTTCTCGATGGTCAACGAGGGCATGCAGACGCAGGCTACCGGCGCCGAGCAGATTACCCAGGCACTGACGCAGCTCTCGGAGGCCGCGCAGCAGACAGCGGAATCGCTGCGCCAGTCGACCCAGGCCATCGACGATCTGACCCACGTCGCCAATAATCTGCGCACCGGCGTGTCGCGCTTCAAGGTGGTGGCCTGA